The sequence CCTCCGCCGCCGGCGCTGAGGCCCATCAGGGTTCCACCGTTCGATGAAGCAGGTCACCATGCCCGACGCCAGACTCGACGTCACCGATGCCCTCGGCCAGCGCGCCGTGCCGATCGACAAGGCGACCTTCACGATTGGACGGCGCGACTCGAACGACTTGCGCCTCGCCGGCAGCGAGGTGTCGCGCGACCACGCGGAGATCGTGCTCGAAGACGGGCGCTTCGTGCTCCGGGATCGGGGCTCGCGCTACGGCACGTTCGTCAACGGCGAGCAGGTCACCGAGCACGTGCTGACCAGCGGCGACCGGGTCCGTCTCGGTCGCGGCGGCGGCGCGGAGATGACCTTCTCGAGCGGCGACGGCGCGACGGCGCGCGAGCCGGCGACGGCCACCGCGATCGGCGACCTGCGACACGTGGCGGCGCTGCTCGAAGGGTTGCGCGCCCTCGGGTCTGGCCGCGTGCTCGACGACGTGCTCGCGCTCGTGCTCGACTCGGCGCTCGAGGTGAGCGGCGCCGAGCGTGGTTTCATCATGCTGGCGGGACCCGCGAACGAACTCGAGTTCAAGCTGGCGAGAGCGCGGGGGCACCTGACGCTGCCGGGTCGCGGCTTTCACATCAGCCGCAAGGTCCCCGACGAGGTGTTCGCCACGGGCGAGGCTCGCCTGCTGCGAGATCTGCTCGACGACGACCTGGCCGCGAACCACCCCGGCACGGTGGCCCTCGGCATCCGCAACGTCCTGTGCGTGCCGCTGCGACTCGTTCGCTACCTCGACCAGGCCGACGCGGCGCACGAGGAAGAGCGCATCGGCGTCCTCTACCTCGACAGCCGCGAGAAAGGGGCGTTGCTGTCCGGGTCGACCCGGACAGCGCTCGAGACGCTGGCCACCGAAGCGGCGGTGGCCATCGAGAACGCGCGTCTCTACCGGGAGACCGTCGAGAAGGCGAAGCTCGAGCAGGAGATGCGGATTGCCGCAGAGATCCAGCGGGCCCTCCTGCCGAAGGCGATCCTGCTCGGTGCCCGATTCGGGGCGGCGGCGATGACGATTCCGTGCCGGTCCATCGGCGGCGACTTCTACGACTACGTGGAACTGCCGGACTCACACTACGGGTTCGCGCTCGGCGACGTCGCCGGCAAGGGGCCGCCGGCGGCGTTGCTCTCGGCGCTCGTGCAGGGGATCTTCGTCGCACAGGCCACCTCGTCTGGCGGCCCGGCGACGACGATCTCGCGGGTGAACGACGCGCTGATCCGGCGGGCCATCGACAACCGGTTCGTGACCGTCGTCTACGGACAGGTTGACGCGGCGGGCCGGCTCACCTACTGCAACGCCGGCCACAACCCGCCGCTGATCGTCGGGCGCAGCGGCGTGCGCAAGCTCGAGTGCGGTGGGCCCATCCTCGGGCTCTTCCCCGACATGCCGTTCGAGGAGGAGGTGATCGCCCTCGAGGCCGGCGACTGGGTGGTCGTCTACAGCGACGGCGTGTCGGAGGCGTTGAGCGCCGAAGGCGAGGAGTTCGGCGAGGCCCGCCTGGCCGACGTCGTCAGGGCGCATCACGATCACGACCCGCGGGCCATGCTCGAGGCGATTCTGGGCCGGGTCCGGGAGTTCACGGCCGGCGCTCCTCAGAGCGACGACGTGACGGCGCTCGTCGTGAAGTACCTCGGGTAGGCGTTCGGTTCTTGATGCGGCAGGCCCGGTTCCGACGACCGGACCGCCCTGCGAGGGCGCCGCGGGCCGCTGGCCGCGCAGGTCGCGCCCGGGGCCCGGTCCTCGGCCCTCGACTGCGCCGGGCCCCTGCGCCTCTCGGGCGGTCAGGCGTGTCGTGTCGGTCGTCTCCACAGGGCCGGGCACTCTCAACGTAGTGCGATCCGGTGCCGTTGCCCCGAATGTGACAATCCGGCTGGCGGTCTGGTTGGCGAAATCAGCGATTGGGACGACTGGCCTTCGCTTCACTCCCGGTGGAATCACCGATCAGGGCGAAGGCCGCGATCATCATCGTGCTGGCCGGTAGCCGCTGGCCGGTAGTCGCAAGCCGAATGTCGTATCAGGCTTACGTCCGGTCGTCGCGGGCGACGAAGTCGCGACGGGGATGGCCGACGTAGAGCTGACGCGGCCTGGCGATCTTCTGCTCGGGGTCGAGCAGCATCTCCTCCCACTGTGCCACCCAGCCCGCCGTGCGCGGGATCGCGAAGAGCACCGGGAACATTTCGAGCGGGAAGCCCATCGCCTGGTAGATGAGCCCGGAGTAGAAATCGACGTTGGGATAGAGCTTGCGCGAGACGAAGTACTCGTCCTCGAGCGCGATGCGTTCGAGCTCGAGCGCGATGTCGAGCAGGGGGTTGCGGCCGGTGACCTCGAACACCTCGTCGGCCGCCTTCTTGATGATCTTGGCCCGCGGGTCGTACGACTTGTAGACGCGGTGGCCGAAGCCCATGAGCCGGCCCTCGCCCGCCTTGACCCGCTTGATGAAGTCGGGCACGTGGTCGACCGACCCGATCTCGTGCAGCATGTGGACGACGGCCTCGTTGGCCCCGCCGTGCAGCGGGCCGAAGAGCGCGCCGATCGCTCCCGCCACTGCGGAGAACGGGTCGACCTGAGAGCTGCCGATGTTGCGCATCGCGCTCGTGCTGCAGTTCTGCTCGTGATCGGCGTGCAGGATGAACAGGACGTCGAGCGCGCGCTCGAGCACCGGGTGCGGCTGGTACGGCTGCTCGGGGCCGGCAAACAGCATCCGGGCGAAGTTGCCGGCGTAGCTCAGCTCGTTCAGGGGATAGACGTAGGGCCGACCCATCACCCGGCGGAAGCTCCACGCCGCGATGCTCGGCATCTTCGCGATCAGCCTGATCGTCGTGAGGCGGCGCTGCTCGACGTCGAAGATGTGCTTCGCATCGGGATAGAAGGTCGACAGGGCTCCGATGGTACTGAGCACCATGCCCATCGGGTGCGCGTCGTACCGGAACCCGTCCATGAACTTCTTGATGTTCTCGTGGGGCGTGGTGTGCAGGGTGATGACCTGCCGCCACTTCTCGTACTGCGCCGTCGTCGGCAGCTCCCCGTTGATCAGCAGGTAGGCGACCTCG comes from Acidobacteriota bacterium and encodes:
- a CDS encoding SpoIIE family protein phosphatase; the encoded protein is MPDARLDVTDALGQRAVPIDKATFTIGRRDSNDLRLAGSEVSRDHAEIVLEDGRFVLRDRGSRYGTFVNGEQVTEHVLTSGDRVRLGRGGGAEMTFSSGDGATAREPATATAIGDLRHVAALLEGLRALGSGRVLDDVLALVLDSALEVSGAERGFIMLAGPANELEFKLARARGHLTLPGRGFHISRKVPDEVFATGEARLLRDLLDDDLAANHPGTVALGIRNVLCVPLRLVRYLDQADAAHEEERIGVLYLDSREKGALLSGSTRTALETLATEAAVAIENARLYRETVEKAKLEQEMRIAAEIQRALLPKAILLGARFGAAAMTIPCRSIGGDFYDYVELPDSHYGFALGDVAGKGPPAALLSALVQGIFVAQATSSGGPATTISRVNDALIRRAIDNRFVTVVYGQVDAAGRLTYCNAGHNPPLIVGRSGVRKLECGGPILGLFPDMPFEEEVIALEAGDWVVVYSDGVSEALSAEGEEFGEARLADVVRAHHDHDPRAMLEAILGRVREFTAGAPQSDDVTALVVKYLG
- a CDS encoding citrate synthase; translation: MADTLTIIDNRTGARYEVPIADGAIRAMDLRQIKTGPDDFGLVSHDPAFLNTSSCRSRITFIDGDRGILEYRGYPIEQLAERSDFLEVAYLLINGELPTTAQYEKWRQVITLHTTPHENIKKFMDGFRYDAHPMGMVLSTIGALSTFYPDAKHIFDVEQRRLTTIRLIAKMPSIAAWSFRRVMGRPYVYPLNELSYAGNFARMLFAGPEQPYQPHPVLERALDVLFILHADHEQNCSTSAMRNIGSSQVDPFSAVAGAIGALFGPLHGGANEAVVHMLHEIGSVDHVPDFIKRVKAGEGRLMGFGHRVYKSYDPRAKIIKKAADEVFEVTGRNPLLDIALELERIALEDEYFVSRKLYPNVDFYSGLIYQAMGFPLEMFPVLFAIPRTAGWVAQWEEMLLDPEQKIARPRQLYVGHPRRDFVARDDRT